The genomic window CACCGGCAGTCCCACTAGAGTCCCCGGCATAATCCGATGGTAACTAGTGGTAAAGGTTTCGCTCGTTAAGGGACTTAACCCGACATCTCACGACACGAGCTGACGACAGCCATGCAGCACCTGTCCTTGTTCCACCTCGAAAGGCGTACCCGACTTTCACCGGGATAATCCAAGGATGTCAAACCCAGGTAAGGTTCTGCGCGTTGCTTCGAATTAAACCACATGCTCCACCGCTTGTGTGAGCCCCCGTCAATTCCTTTGAGTTTTAGCCTTGCGACCGTACTCCCCAGGCGGTCCACTTAACACTTTTGCTACGACCGCGAGAGCGTCAGTGCTCCCGCAGCCTAGTGGACATCGTTTACGGCTAGGACTACCGGGGTATCTAATCCCGTTCGCTACCCTAGCTTTCGTGTCTGAGCGTCGATACATCCCCAGCGAGCCGCTTTCGCCTCTGGCGTTCCTCACGATATCTATGCATTTCACCGCTCCACCGTGAGTTCCGCTCGCCCCTGGATGATCCAAGCCCCGCAGTATACCAAGCAGTTCCACGGTTGAGCCGTGGGCTTTCACAAGGTACTTGCAGGGCCGCCTGCACACGCTTTAAGCCCAGTGATTCCGCCTAACGCTCGGGGCCTCTGTATTACCGCGACTGCTGGCACAGAGTTAGTCGCCCCTTATCAGAAGTTACTCAGAACTTGTTAGCTTCTTTTAGCAGTTTACACCCCGAGGGGCTTCGTCCTGCACTCGGTATTGCTCCGTCACACTTGCGTGCATTGCGGAAGATTCGTTACTGCAGCCTCCCGTAGGAGTCCGGGCAGTGTCTCAGTCCCGATGTGGCCGGCCAACCTCTCAGTCCGGCTAGGCGTCGATGCCTTGGTGAGCCTTTACCTCACCAACTAGCTGATACCACGTCGCCCGATCCCTTCCCGGCGGACCTTTGACCTCACCGCCATGCGACGATGAAGTGTCATCTGGTATTACACACCCTTTCGAGTGCCTATCCCAGTGGAAGGGGTACGTTAGCGACGCATTACTCACCCGTTCGCCACTCCCAGCAAGCTGGGCGTTCGACTTGCATGTCTTAGCCATACCGACAGCGTTCAGGCTGAGCCAGGATCAAACTCTTCAATTGTTGCTTTTGAATCTCACCGACCGAAATCGGCGAGCTAATCGCGAATGAAGTATTTGACCATTCGCCCCCGCGAGGTGGCGGGAACGACTGGCATGTATGGTACCGGCGGCGGTGCCGCCGGCGCTGAACTCGAAATCAATCATTCTTAGGTGACTCGCAACGACCCGAAGGCCGCTGCGGCGTGCAACCACGAAGGACGATCTCAAGTTGAGATTGTTTGTCCCCTCACCATCTTTCCGCGGCCGAAACCGCTTCCGTCTGGCAGGGGCCACGTCCTCGTGGCATCCCGTCTTCACTTGTCAAAGAGCTTGTTTATCGCTGTTGGCGAGGGCGTTCGCCTCCGTCACCAGCGGGCAGCAGTTTAGGCCGGGTCACGACCGGGTCAAACATCGCAGGTGTTTTTTGTTCACATTCGGTTTGCTCTACCTGCTGCGCGTCCGTTTTTGGGGCTTCTGGGGCCTTCCAGTAGGGCTACCGGGCTTTTTGCCGGTTCGCTTCCGCTCGGACTTTTCGCCGCCGGTGAGCTCAGTCAGGTTCTCCGCCTGCGCCTCGCGGTCCGGCTTGCCTCGCAGGAAGAGCTGGACCGGCACCTCTCCGAACGGCAGCTCATCCCGCAACCGATTGAGCAGGAATCGCTGGTACGCCTTGCTGAAAAGTTTCGGGTCGTTGACGAACAGCACGATCGTGGGCGGATGGATGTCGACCTGCGTGGCGTAGTAGATTTTGGGCCGCTTGCCGCGGGTGCCGGGCGGGCGGGTCTGGACGGCGGCCTTGATGACGGAGTTCAGCTTGCCGGTACCGACGCGTTCGCCAGACTGCTTGAACAGACGACGGGCGAGGTCGAGCACCGGGCCGACGTTTTTCCCCTCTTGGGCGGTCGTGAACGCGACCGGACAGTGCGCCAAGCCCGGCAGTTCTTTTTCGAGGTACGTCTTGAACTGGGCCATGAGCAGGCGGTCGTCGTTCTTTTCGACCGACTCGCCCTGCTTCCCGGCCGACTCGCGTAGAAACTTGCGGGCCAGGTCCCACTTGTTGACCACGATGATCGTCGGCTTGCTGTGGTCGGCGATCACCCGGCCCAGCTTCTTGTCCGGATCGGCCACCTTGATCGACGAGTCCAACAGCATGAGCACCACGTCCGCCCGGCGGATCGATCGCTCGGCCCGGTGGTAGGCGTAGAACTCGATGTCGTCGTTGACCATGTGTCGGCGTTTGCGGACGCCGGCGGTGTCGATGATCGTGAGTGCCCGGCCGTCTTTCTCGAAACGGACATCGACACTGTCGCGGGTGGTACCGGGGATCTCGCTGACGATCACCCGGCTGCTCTCGCCCGCCCCGTACAAGTCCGCCACGGCGTTCACGAAGGTCGACTTCCCCGCGTTTCGCTTGCCGACGACCGCGATGTGCAGATCAGGCTCGGGCACCGAGTCGGGCGCGTCGACAAGATCGACGTTGTCGGCGATGAGTTTAGGGAACTTCTCGACGCCGCGGCCGGTCGTGGCCGAGACCGGCACCGGCGTCCCGAATCCGAGCGACGCGGCCTCGGCGATGGTCAACTCGTGCCGTGGGCCGTCGGCCTTGTTCGCCACGAGCACCACCTTCACGCCGGTCTTGCGAAGCATCTCGGCGATCGTCTCGTCCAAGGCCGTCAGCCCGTCGTGGGCGTCGATCACGAAAAACACCATGTCCGCCCGCCCCACCGCGAGCCGGATCTGTTCTTCGACGTGGCCGACGAGATCATCGCCGTCGAACCCGAAGCCGCCGGTGTCAACGAGTTCGACGTAGCGCGTGCCGTGCTGGGTGCCGACCTTGACGGGCGTGGAGATACGGTCCCGCGTGACGCCGGGCATGTCCTGGACGATGGAGATGCGTTTACGCGCCAGCGCGTTGAGCAGGGACGACTTGCCGACATTGGGCCGGCCGACGATGGCAATGACGGGGAGACGCACAGCAAACTGTAGATAAGTCCAAGTCACCAAGCAGAACAAAAATATTTCGCAGCGATCTCAGGCACTGAGACTACATGCGATCGCCAAGCTATGCAACCGACATTCCAATCAAACCCAATAACCAATTCTAACGATTACCAAAATCCGTCGCCCGCGTTTGCCTAGGACCTGCTGATCGAACTCTTAAGCCGAAAAATCTTCGCCTCGAACTCTGCCTTGATCGGGTCTTCGATATTTTTCTCCACCCTTTTCAATATCGATTCCAACTCGTTAATAGAATTTCTGCCGAACGCCGAATCATCGATAGCGACCAACGTAGTTACAACATTCAAGCACAGGGACTTCCGAGCAAGCGCTGTCTCAGCGATGCAGGCGCGTGTGGCAAACGTTGCCGCTGTACCTCCTATGAAAAACAAGGCAACGGACGCCATCTTAATGTAGTCTGGCGTCAAATCCAGACCGACTAGATGCCACTCTGGAGAAATGACAAGTATCGCAATCATCAATCCGAACATCAGCACTGAGAAGATCGCACACACAAGCGCTCGGTTGCTGATCATGTACCGATGGAGGAAGAACGAAATCTGTTTCACATAACAAACCTTCCAAGGATAAGATGGACGCCTAATATCACATGCACTCTCAATGATTTTGCCGCATAGATCTCTTGTATTTTTTGCCAGATGAACATTTCGTATCCCAAGGAATGCGATCAAGCTGATTGAGCCTATCATGAACGGAATGAATGATGATTGGAGGTCCATAAAGTTCTCCTGAACCAGCACGAGATGAACAAACGCTCTTCGATGAGTTTGACAAGCGACATATACTAATCACAACACAGGCTGAGTGCTAGCAATTACGGATCAATGACCCCGCCCCCGCCACAGTTTGTCCAACAGCCAACATCGCCCGAACGATAACCTGCAAAGGTGAATCCGACGGGTCCGATCTTTATGTGACAGTAGCAAATTCGTCAAAACATAGGTAAAATCGGCCACGCCATTTCGCCGTGCTTGACCGCGAGCAACCTGTCGCGTTCACCGACCGGCTGCAAGTCGAGCTCGCCGGTTCGCAAGAGCGTCTCGCCTGCGATGAGGAGGCGGAGGGTGTGCATCACCTGCTTGGGCTTGACCGGGTCGCCACGTTCGAGGCGGCGCAGGTGTTTGCCGCGTTGCTTCTCGGCGTAGCCGACGAACGTGTCGGCCACGCGTTTCGACAGGAACGCGGACCGATGTCGCCATAAATCATCGCCCGTCTCGTCGCTGTGCTCCACGACGGGCGACCAGAGAATTTCGAGTGCCGTCGGGTTCGCCGAGAGTCCGAGCCTGACGAACTTCTCGATCTCCCAGGCCACCGTCTGTTCAGCGTCATTCTCGAGCGTGGCCGGGGCACCGCCTAGAGACCAGTGCAGGTCCGCCGGCGGCAGGTAGACGCCCTTTCGGTCGGTGTCACTCCCTTCGTCGCCCAAGCCATATGCACGGCTGCCAACGACCACGCGATAGCAGACGTATTGCCAGAGATCACCAGACATGGGATCAAGCCTACCAACGACCACCGCCCGGCCGTTAAACGGCGCGGGCGGTGGTACTTCGCAACAATGAGGAGTTCGTTTTAGAACGGATTCCGAATATTGATGGCGGAGAAGCGAACCTCGAAAGTGCTAACGAGCTTCTCCCAAGGATCGCCGTACATGTTCTCGTCAGCGTCGGGAAGAGCCGAGCCAGCAACGGAAGCGGCATGACCATCAGCAAAGGTGAAGTTGGCGCGGTCGAGATCGCCGTGACGATGGTTGATGCGCTCGCCTTCCATCGCAAACAAATAGACCCCGTCGAAGAAGGTGGCGACCCGAGCACTGTCCTGTACCTGGGCCAGACTCATCTGACGCAGACCAAGTACCTCAGCTTGATCGCCGATGTAGGTCATCGGGAAAAATTCTGCGTAGGTACGCCCCGAGTCCCACCAAGATACTGAATTGCTACCCCACCAAGAGTTCACGGCATAGTGAGTGGCTTTAAACTCCGGATCATCCTCGTCGTAACCCTCGGCAGCGTTGGTCTCGAATAGCGAAGCACCGAGGAAGTTCCTAGGCGTCAAACCGACAACACCATCTGCGTCGGTGCCCCACCCCGGGTCACTGCTACCAGCGAACCAATCTGGGACACCATCTCGACCCAAGATATTGTCGTTACCCGAGGGACAACGAAACGCGGTGTTGGCATCTTCGCCCTCAGCAGAGATGTACTCGTCGAGTTTGGTCATCCAGTGACGGTCAGGTGCCCGCTCTGTACCGAACTCCTCAAGATAGACTTCTGTGGGCGGGAGCTTCTGGTCCCAGTCCTCGGCGTAGAACAAGGAGGCCAGACCAATCTGGCGCAAGTTACTCAGACACTGAACCGACTTGGCACTCTCACGGGCTCGTTGCAGCGAGGGCAGCAGGATGGAGATCAAGAGTGCGATGATACCGATAACGACCAACAGCTCGACGAGCGTGAAGCCGCGACGGTTGCGAGGGTTGCGAATACGCATGGTGTGCCTCCTCAGGCAGGTGAATCGTTTTTCCCGGGCCGATGGACCCGGATTGTAACGCCGCCTCTCAATGCTGCGAAGTATCAGCGAGCGTGCGGCAGACTGCCCTCCTCGGGCGGTTATTTGGGACTCTATTTGACAGCGCTTGCGAATGCAAGACCTTTTTGCCTACTTTTATGGTATCGTCCACCGAGCTGCGTCACTCGATGCGGTTTTCGGAAAGCCTCGCAGGATTGATCCGCCCGATGCCCGCGCGCACACGAAAATCCGATCCGCCTATCGGCCGTCACCCGGCCCGAACCCTGCCGCGTGCCACGCCGACACTGGATGAGATCGCCCGCTTGGCCGGCGTGAGTGCCGGCACTGTTTCCCGCGTCCTCAATGGCAAGAACAAGGAAAACCGCAGCGCCATCGCCAAACGCTCCGAACGCATCCGCCGCATCGCGGAAGAGGCCGGCTACCGCCCCAACACCGCCGCCCGCACCATGGCCTCGGGCAAGTTCAAGCTCATCGCCCTGATGACCTGCGGCGAAATCGACGTCGACTGGGTGCCCGTCCCTCTCTTGCACGGCATCCAGGAAGCACTGCACGCCAACAAGCAACGTCTCATCCTCAACGACGTGCCTGCCAAACGTTTCGACGAAGCAGGCTTCATCCCTCGCCTGCTGCGGGAGAATGCCGTCGATGGCTTGCTGGTTCATCCCAACACCAACGTGACCATCTCGGCCGCACCGACATTCGAACGCCAATCACTGCCGTGGCTGTGGGTCAACGCAGGCCGGGAGACTCGATCCATCGATCCCGACGAAGACCACGGTGCGGGGGTGTTGGTGAACTTCCTGCTAGAACGTGGCCGACGGCACATCGGTTACTTCCGGCTGAGCCGAGCCTCGGGCGAAGGCGATCACTTCTCCGGTCCGGCCCGACTTGCCGGCGTCCATAACGCTCTCAACGCTCACGACCTGCCTATCCCGAAGCTTGAGCCTGTGCGGAAGATCGGCACCACCAACGAGGTTTTCTTCTGGCGTGACGAAGCCGACCGGTTCGTACAACAGCGCGGCGAACTCGATTCGGTCGTCTGCTACGAGATGGCCGACGCCGTGGCACTTCACTCCGCCGCGATGCGACACGGCCTGCGGGTACCCGAAGATCTTGAGATCGCCTGCTTCCACGACGACAAGATTCACATGCACACGGGGATCCCGGTGACCACCGCGCTGATCCCATTCCGCGAGGTCGGCAGGACCGCTGCCGAGCGGCTGATGAAGCTGATCGACGCCGAACCCGGTCATGTGGATCCATCTCTAGAAGAGCGCGTGCGGGTTCCATATCACCGCCTCTGCCTGCTCGACAGTTCCGAGCGGAACGCCCCGAACCTGCCGTAGTGACGCGAATACCCTCGGGATCCATGCCGCGGCCGACCCGTTCCTCGAAAAAGCGCCACCAGCCCATCGCCCAGCCGCCGCTACGTCGGCAGGTGACAACCCTTTGGGACTATCCCTCGCAGGACTACGGCGGTAAGCAGCAGGGCATCAAGGGTTACGCTGGCGCGACCCCGTCGTACATCATCTGGAATCTGCTGGAGCGTTACACGAAGCCGAAAGACCTGATCGTCGACCCATGCTGCGGCAGCGGCACGACGCTGGACGTGGCCCGCGATCTCGACCGAAAAGCCCTCGGCTACGACGTGCATCCGCAGCGCAAGGACATCTTCAACCGTGACGCCCGCGACCTGCCGCCAGAATTGTCGGGAAAGGTCGATTTCGTGTTCATCGACCCGCCCTACGCCGACCACCTCGACTACGGCGACGACAAGCGTGACATCGGCAAGCTCAAGGCCGACGGCGGGTATTACGACGCAATGGCCGATGTCGCCAGAGAAATCCACCGCGTGCTCAAACCCAGCGGCCATGCGGCGATCTACATTTCCGACAGCTACAAGCACAATAAGACCGGCGGCACCTTCCACCCGCTGGGCTTCGAGGTGTTCGACGCAACACGGAAGCACTTGGAGCCGGTCGACATCGTGAGCGTCGTCCGTCACAACCGCACACTGGAGATGGGCAACTACCGCAAAGCCGCCGACGAGGGCAACTACTTCCTCCGCGGCTTCAACTACCTGTTCATCTTTCGCAAAGCAAAGGCCAAACCGGCGACCGCTGGCAAAGGGCCGAGGAAGGGCCGGAAGCCACGCCGGGCCGGCGGCTAACGCCGTGGGCATTCGGCGGGAATTCTCGTACTTTGGCCGCCATGAAGTTAGCCCTCATCGGCGGTACCGGCCTCGGCGAAGCGCTCGGCGGCGAAACCGGCACCGCCCACCACCCCGACACGCCCTTCGGCAAGCCGTCCGCCCCGATCATCGAAACGCATTGGGCCGACGTACCGGTCCTGATCCTGCAACGTCACGGAGACGGCCATCTCATCCGCCCCACTGCGGTCAACAGCCGGGCGAACCTGTTCGCACTCAAGCAACTTGGCGCGACCCACGTTCTGGCCTCGGGGGCCGTCGGCAGCTTGCGTGAGGAGTTCGCGCCCAAACACTTGTTGGTTCCCGACCAGATCATCGACAAGACTTCGGCCCGGGCGACGACGTTCTACGAAAACGCGGCGGTGCATGTGGAGTTTGCCGACCCGTTCAGCGGACCGCTGCGACAGTTGCTGCTCGATTCGGCCGACGCGGTTGAAACTCCGACCCACCCGGCCGGCTGCTATGTGTGTATGGAAGGCCCCGCGTTCAGCACCAAGGCCGAGAGCCACATGCACCGCCTCTGGGGCGGCGACGTCATCGGCATGACGGCCATGCCCGAAGCCAGACTCGCCCGGGAAGCCGAACTGCCCTACGCCCTGGTCGCGCTGGTCACCGACTACGACTGCTGGCGGACGCACGAAGCCCACCCCGACGGCAAGGAAGGCCTGTTGCGCGAGATCATCGGGAACCTCCAAGCCGCCGCGGCGTCAGGAGTCACGGTGCTCAAACGAGCCGTCGAACTCGCCGCCGGGCGAAAGGACCAACTCATGGCCGATCCGATCCGCGACACCCTCGCCATGGCGATCTGGTCGGACAAATCGAAGATTCCACCGGACGAGGTCACGCGACTTTCGCCGCTGTGGGGACACCACTTCGACTGAACCGAAATGCCGCGCATCCCCTAAGATATTTTCGTGGAGCACCGAATGCGTTTAGTACCGTTGGCATTGACGTTCGCGATCGCCGGTTCGGCCTTGGCCCAGGGTACTTCGCCGCTCGAGGGCAAAGACTCCTCGCAGGGCGTGTTCGTCCGGGACTCCGCGACGGTGCTCGAGAAGTTCACGTTGGCCGAGCGGATGGAACGGCTGCGTGACTGGGACAACGCAGCCGACGTGTATCAGGAGTTGGTGCTCGGCTTCAACGACCGCGTCGTCCCCAGCCGGACCGACGCCGACAACAACATCATCCAGTACCGCAGCGTCGTCCCGGCGATCCAGGAACGCATCGCCCGTTGGCCGGCCGAGGGGTTGGCGGTGTTCCGCGAGTTGTTCGGCGATGATGCTCAACGCCTGCTTGGTGAGGCGATGGAAGAGACCGACCCGGCCGAGCGCCGCCGGCTGCTGGGCCGGATATTCAACGAATACTTCGTCACCCGTGCCGCACTTGATGCCGCCCGGCTGCTCATTGATGAATCGTTCCGGGCCGGCGACTTCGCATCGGCCGCGGCCCTCGCCGATCGCATCCTCGAAACTTACCCCGGCCTAGGCGATGCCCAGCCGGACTTCGCCTTTCGCTCCGGACTCACCCACCATTTACTCGGTCAAACCGCTCGCGCCGCCGACCGGCTCAATGACCTCCCGCCCGACGCCATCGGCATGCTCGGCGGCGAACCGGTCAACTACCGCGATGCCCTCTCCGCCGCCCTGCTCGACGGACCGCCGGTTGCCAGAGGGAACGAAATAGCCAATTGGCCGTTGGCCTTCGGCGATACCGACCGACACGTCATCCCCGGCGAACCCAACCCCGCGCAACTGCAACGTTCTTTTCGTGTCTCACTGACCGACTCGCGACCTCGCAACGTCCAGGTTGGTTCGGTACGTCGCTACCGCAAGGAAGCCGAACCGTTCGAGGCGCGCGGCGACTTCACCGGAATTCTCCCGGTCATCGAGAACGGCGAAATCTTCTTCCACGACAACGCCCGGCTCTACGCACTGAGCATGGTCAGCGGCACCGCCCTGCCGGCATGGGAGCCGACTCATCCGGGCGGGGTTTACGCCATCGAGGCATGGAGCAAGCCGCGCGGACTGGTCAACACCACCGCCGTCTCCGAGTCGTCCGTCATCGCCGTCATGGGTAAGGCCGACGTCTTCGCCCAACAGCTCACTGGGCAGGACGGGTTTGCCGAGCAACTGGTTTGCCTGGATCGCGGCGACGGTTCGATCCGTTGGACGATGGCCCCGCGCCGGCTTTCCTTCGAGAGCGGTGGCGAAAAAGTGACCGTCGTCGGCGGACGATTCTCCGGCAGCCCAATCGTCAGCAACGGCCGCATCTACATCAAACTCACCGGCAGCGCCAACGCCAACGCCGGGCAGTTCGAAGAGTGCTACGTCTTGTGCATCGACGAGCAGAGTGGTGAGATCCGGTGGGCCGGCTTCGTCGCGAGCAACGCCTCGCAGGCGATGCTCAACCGCCGCAACAACAACAGCCAGCGTGGCCTCAGCGAATCCCACCCCGCCCTCGACGGGGACCGGCTCTACGTCTCCAACGACGCCGGCGTCATCGCCTGTCTCGACGCTTACGACGGCACGGTCCGTTGGCTCAACCTGTACGAGCGTGACCTGCCCGAAGCCGTGAACAATCGGTTCAACCGTCGCCGGCCGGCGCCACGCACCCCCGACGAGTTCACCCCCGCCACCAGCAACCCGCTGATCGTCACGCAAGGCAAACTCTTCGCCCTGCCCAACGACGGCAAGGAAGCACTCGTTTACGACGCGCTCGACGGGTCGGAGGTCCTGAGCGTCGACCTCGAAGCCCATGGCGATTTGAACCAACTCATCGGCGTTGCCGGCGAACAGCTGATCCTCGGTAACGTCCGCCGCATCGACGCGATCGCCTGGCAGGAGTACGAGCCGGACTTGGACCCGCTGGACAACGTCTTTTGGAACTTCGAGTTTCCGGGCGAAACGGTGGACTTCATCGGGCGACCGGTCATTGCCGGCGATCACCTTTACTTCTGCACGACCGACCGTGTCAGGCGGGTGAGGCTTAGCAACGGAAAGCGGGAGCCGATCCTGCCGCTTGATGGCGAGTTCGCCGAGGACCAGGGGCCGGGCAACCTGCTCGTCCTCAGCAACACGCTCGTCATTGCCACGGCCAATGAAGTCGACGTCTACGCCGATCCGGTCACCATCCAACGCGAACTCGAACGGCTCGTCCGTGAGTCGCCTAACGATGTGATCCCCCGCCTGCGGTTCGCCGAATCCGCCGCGGCCAGCGGTGATGCGGCGACGGCCGTCGGCCACCTCCGTGACGCCGTCGAAATCATCGGCCGGCTCGACGACGACGGGACGGCACGCACGCGGACCTTCGCCACCATCATGGGTCTGGCCAATCGCGATGTTCCCGGCTTCGACAAGGACGAGCTCTTTGGCCTGGCCGAGGGCATCGCCGCGTCACCGCAGCAGCAAGTGCGCCTCCGGCTCACCCGCATCGACGCCGCCACCGATCCGGGCGACAAGGTCGGGCTTTACCAGGAACTACTTATCGACGACACGCTCCGCAGCATCGACGTCAACGTCGCCGGGGATACCGTTGCCGCTTCCGAACTGGCGAGGCGGCGGATCGACGCCTTGATCGAAGCTCACGGCCGGGCGGTTTACGCACCGGTCGAAACGGACGCCGTCGCCGCCGCAACACCGCTGTTGAACGACCCCGACGGTGATCCGCGTGAACTGCTCGACCTTGCCCGGCAATACCCCAACGCGCAAGTCACCACCGACCTTTTCGCCGTGGCGAGCGATCGTCTTGAGGAAAGCGGCAACGTCCTGCTTGCACGCCGGGCACTTCGGGCATCGCTGGCCCGGGTGACCGACAATGCCGATCGTGCCGCGCTGCTCGAACGGCTGGCCCGCACCATGGGCACCGACCCGCAATTCCTTCAACTCGCAGCAGCCCACCTCGCCGAAGCCGCCCGGCTGGAACCCGGCAGCGAACTACTCGCCGCGATCGACCTGCCCAACGGCGAAGCACTCGGCATCATGTCCCGCGCCAACGCCGCCGACCGACTGCGTGAACTCGCGACATTGTCGGCCAACGCCTTGCTGCCCAACCTCGACCTGCCGCCGATCACGATCAACGGCGTCGCGCCCGATCCGTTCCCACGACGCGATGTGATCGATGACGTGCGGCTGCTCGTGTCACAACTCGACGGCGGCGAACGCACCGACCGGTTCGTCGCTTGGGGCGGCAAGTCCCGGCTCATTTCCGCCCAGGGCCGGGTCATCGCCGAGCTCGATTTCCAGGCACGGCCCGCCGCCTCGGCGTGGTTCGGGGGTGTCCTCGTGTTGATCAGCCGCGACCACGTTGCGGGGTTCGACGGAACGACCGGCGCGCGACTCTGGCAGTTCGCCCCGCTGCTACCCGACGACCAACAAGCCGTCGCCGCCGAGCCGCGGGCGGATGAACTGCCCGAAGACGAGCAGCCGCTGGTGATCCGGCTCAACGACGGACAGGTCAACCCGCAGCAAGCCCGAGAGTTCGCCGCGCTTCGGGATCGTGCCCAGGCCAACGCCGGCCCGATCGACCGCGGCGGCAGCATCCGCCTTGCCGCCATCGCCCCCGACCGGCTCGCCGTCGCATCCGAACTCGGCGAGACCGTGCTGATCGATCCGACCGACGGTGCGGTGATTTGGCGGCGCGGCGTCGATGCGGGGCAGGCCGTCCGCATGCTCGCCGGCCCGGACCACCTCGCCCTGCTCATCCGCCAGCCCAACGGCCAGCAACGCCTTCTCGTTCGTTCGCTCTTCGATGGCGACCCCGTCCTCGAACAACAAGGCGGCAACGAGCAGTTGGTGAACTTCAACCTCTCCGACGACGGCCTGCTCCTGCTGCTCACGCCGCAACGGCTGCGCGCGTTCGACTTGGCAAGCGTCGACGGCCCGGTTCCGACCGCGCTGTGGGAGACCGAGTTCCGTGACCGGCTCGGCGAAGCCCCGTTCGGCCAGAGCTTCGAGCCGGACAACCTCCTGATCAGCGCAGGCAAAGCCCTTGTACTCGGCGACGCCAACACCGAGACGCAGGGGGTGTACGTCTTCGACCTGGCCAGCGGCGATCTCATGACGTATCCCGGCAGCGACACGCCGGTCGCGCTGAGCCCGAGGGCCGGTGCCGCGAAGGTTCGGCTCATCGCGTCGGGCAGCCGCGTCATCACCATCGGTCTCTCGACGTTGGTCACCTATGACATCGCCGAGGCCGGCCGTGAGTGGGAGCGGTTTGCCGGCAGCCCGTTCATGCCGACCATCCGCG from Planctomycetota bacterium includes these protein-coding regions:
- the der gene encoding ribosome biogenesis GTPase Der yields the protein MRLPVIAIVGRPNVGKSSLLNALARKRISIVQDMPGVTRDRISTPVKVGTQHGTRYVELVDTGGFGFDGDDLVGHVEEQIRLAVGRADMVFFVIDAHDGLTALDETIAEMLRKTGVKVVLVANKADGPRHELTIAEAASLGFGTPVPVSATTGRGVEKFPKLIADNVDLVDAPDSVPEPDLHIAVVGKRNAGKSTFVNAVADLYGAGESSRVIVSEIPGTTRDSVDVRFEKDGRALTIIDTAGVRKRRHMVNDDIEFYAYHRAERSIRRADVVLMLLDSSIKVADPDKKLGRVIADHSKPTIIVVNKWDLARKFLRESAGKQGESVEKNDDRLLMAQFKTYLEKELPGLAHCPVAFTTAQEGKNVGPVLDLARRLFKQSGERVGTGKLNSVIKAAVQTRPPGTRGKRPKIYYATQVDIHPPTIVLFVNDPKLFSKAYQRFLLNRLRDELPFGEVPVQLFLRGKPDREAQAENLTELTGGEKSERKRTGKKPGSPTGRPQKPQKRTRSR
- a CDS encoding nucleotidyltransferase domain-containing protein codes for the protein MSGDLWQYVCYRVVVGSRAYGLGDEGSDTDRKGVYLPPADLHWSLGGAPATLENDAEQTVAWEIEKFVRLGLSANPTALEILWSPVVEHSDETGDDLWRHRSAFLSKRVADTFVGYAEKQRGKHLRRLERGDPVKPKQVMHTLRLLIAGETLLRTGELDLQPVGERDRLLAVKHGEMAWPILPMF
- a CDS encoding prepilin-type N-terminal cleavage/methylation domain-containing protein; translated protein: MRIRNPRNRRGFTLVELLVVIGIIALLISILLPSLQRARESAKSVQCLSNLRQIGLASLFYAEDWDQKLPPTEVYLEEFGTERAPDRHWMTKLDEYISAEGEDANTAFRCPSGNDNILGRDGVPDWFAGSSDPGWGTDADGVVGLTPRNFLGASLFETNAAEGYDEDDPEFKATHYAVNSWWGSNSVSWWDSGRTYAEFFPMTYIGDQAEVLGLRQMSLAQVQDSARVATFFDGVYLFAMEGERINHRHGDLDRANFTFADGHAASVAGSALPDADENMYGDPWEKLVSTFEVRFSAINIRNPF
- a CDS encoding LacI family DNA-binding transcriptional regulator, whose translation is MPARTRKSDPPIGRHPARTLPRATPTLDEIARLAGVSAGTVSRVLNGKNKENRSAIAKRSERIRRIAEEAGYRPNTAARTMASGKFKLIALMTCGEIDVDWVPVPLLHGIQEALHANKQRLILNDVPAKRFDEAGFIPRLLRENAVDGLLVHPNTNVTISAAPTFERQSLPWLWVNAGRETRSIDPDEDHGAGVLVNFLLERGRRHIGYFRLSRASGEGDHFSGPARLAGVHNALNAHDLPIPKLEPVRKIGTTNEVFFWRDEADRFVQQRGELDSVVCYEMADAVALHSAAMRHGLRVPEDLEIACFHDDKIHMHTGIPVTTALIPFREVGRTAAERLMKLIDAEPGHVDPSLEERVRVPYHRLCLLDSSERNAPNLP
- a CDS encoding DNA methyltransferase, with product MPRPTRSSKKRHQPIAQPPLRRQVTTLWDYPSQDYGGKQQGIKGYAGATPSYIIWNLLERYTKPKDLIVDPCCGSGTTLDVARDLDRKALGYDVHPQRKDIFNRDARDLPPELSGKVDFVFIDPPYADHLDYGDDKRDIGKLKADGGYYDAMADVAREIHRVLKPSGHAAIYISDSYKHNKTGGTFHPLGFEVFDATRKHLEPVDIVSVVRHNRTLEMGNYRKAADEGNYFLRGFNYLFIFRKAKAKPATAGKGPRKGRKPRRAGG
- the mtnP gene encoding S-methyl-5'-thioadenosine phosphorylase; its protein translation is MKLALIGGTGLGEALGGETGTAHHPDTPFGKPSAPIIETHWADVPVLILQRHGDGHLIRPTAVNSRANLFALKQLGATHVLASGAVGSLREEFAPKHLLVPDQIIDKTSARATTFYENAAVHVEFADPFSGPLRQLLLDSADAVETPTHPAGCYVCMEGPAFSTKAESHMHRLWGGDVIGMTAMPEARLAREAELPYALVALVTDYDCWRTHEAHPDGKEGLLREIIGNLQAAAASGVTVLKRAVELAAGRKDQLMADPIRDTLAMAIWSDKSKIPPDEVTRLSPLWGHHFD